From the Astyanax mexicanus isolate ESR-SI-001 chromosome 9, AstMex3_surface, whole genome shotgun sequence genome, one window contains:
- the si:ch211-216l23.2 gene encoding nuclear receptor coactivator 5, with product MSSWAQGSGGRRPQTSPSGGGLQPLRSYRRQPYPTREERPDAHHESVSYENVEQQDDYSGTANYETYEHSAHQPHQTHKPKVPSSSGDGEHTALYQRLYDQFHGDGAKKPADCVVLSVKTQNMDYPKSLGHCLQERGLSVEMLYLQTESGLTRALQDVRSDGSPLCILVEQTNVTLSSCTVIIFSESLKIHRNMPKDQALEFVMVEFRRLGGGRRQHESADAAARTTELTDDYLERAKLEHHFMPSTTRHLLFLMAEGLHLYSEELATIAEYVQNHQKRLQALANESENKVTPETLTSLPAGLGNPPPLLPTPISQSQPQSEHSAMPSGMGEPAHDSYLKTKPPPLLSMDVLQGSPHRPSASHGHGTPHSSGTTHGPPSSFTPQLSRGPLGPRGPPLPRGPPGLRSLLGQRESPAPHGPHPHQGLPGPHGPPATHGSSDHEPHDFHSPRGPLLGHGPPPSHGPPLLRGPPSQNGPSGPRGPPPQRGPRAPPPALRSLHMGNQTGPAPRPLRRLLP from the exons ATGTCGTCGTGGGCGCAGGGCTCTGGAGGCAGGCGGCCTCAGACCAGCCCGAGCGGCGG TGGATTGCAACCGCTTCGATCTTACCGAAGACAGCCGTACCCTACCAGAGAGGAAAGACCAGATGCACACCATGAATCAGTTAG CTATGAAAATGTGGAACAGCAGGATGATTATTCTGGAACTGCAAACTACGAAACATATGAACATTCAGCACATCAGCCACACCAGACTCATAAGCCCAAAG TTCCCTCATCATCTGGAGATGGTGAGCACACTGCTCTGTACCAGAGACTATATGATCAGTTTCATGGAGATGGGGCCAAGAAGCCTGCTGACTGTGTTGTTCTTTCTGTGAAGACCCAGAATAT GGATTACCCAAAATCGTTAGGACACTGTTTGCAGGAGCGTGGCCTCTCGGTGGAAATGCTTTACCTGCAGACGGAGTCAGGCCTAACCCGAGCCCTCCAAGATGTCCGTTCCGACGGTTCCCCCTTATGTATTCTCGTCGAGCAGACTAATGTAACTCTGTCCTCGTGCACTGTAATCATATTTTCAGAGTCCCTCAAAA TTCACCGCAACATGCCCAAGGACCAAGCCCTGGAGTTTGTAATGGTGGAGTTTCGACGTCTTGGTGGTGGCCGACGACAGCACGAGTCCGCTGATGCCGCAGCACGAACAACTGAGCTGACTGATGACTACCTGGAGCGGGCCAAGCTGGAGCACCACTTCATGCCTTCCACCACACGCCATCTGCTCTTTCTCATGGCAGAGGGCCTGCACCTCTATTCGGAGGAGCTGGCAACCATCGCAGAGTATGTACAAAACCACCAGAAACGTCTGCAAG CATTAGCCAATGAATCAGAAAATAAAGTCACACCAGAGACGCTGACCAGTCTTCCTGCTGGTTTGGGGAATCCTCCACCCCTGCTACCAACTCCTATCAGCCAGAGCCAACCACAAAGCGAGCACTCAGCCATGCCCTCAGGAATGGGAGAGCCAGCTCATG ACTCATATCTGAAGACCAAGCCTCCTCCTCTACTGTCAATGGATGTTCTTCAGGGATCTCCGCACAGGCCATCTGCTTCTCATGGCCATGGTACGCCTCATAGCTCTGGCACCACACATGGCCCTCCATCTTCTTTTACTCCACAGCTATCAAGAGGTCCACTAGGTCCTAGAGGTCCTCCACTTCCACGAGGACCACCAGGCCTCCGTAGTCTACTAGGTCAGAGAGAATCTCCAGCTCCTCATGGTCCACACCCCCACCAAGGCCTGCCAGGGCCTCATGGTCCGCCTGCTACACATGGGTCTTCTGACCATGAACCACATGATTTCCATTCACCTCGGGGTCCCTTACTTGGTCATGGACCCCCTCCATCACATGGACCTCCACTACTCCGTGGGCCACCATCCCAGAACGGCCCCAGTGGTCCTCGTGGACCACCTCCTCAACGTGGTCCCAGAGCACCACCACCTGCACTCAGGAGCCTTCACATGGGGAATCAAACAG gacCAGCACCACGCCCTTTGCGACGCCTGCTTCCCTGA